Proteins from one Porites lutea chromosome 3, jaPorLute2.1, whole genome shotgun sequence genomic window:
- the LOC140932314 gene encoding collagen alpha-6(VI) chain-like, whose protein sequence is MRRQACLGDISVTVAKQSPCDKECSSDVDIAFIIDSSGSIGRRNWERVKRFVKALVSKLDVSNSATRVAAIAYSTDAEVVMRFNDYQDTDEVNRGFDAMTYQRGYTYTDKALQLADSDLFQTSNGMRLSVPKLAVVITDGNQTKTGRYTRLSIAVQGIKNKGVTVYAVGVGRAADMAELLEIASAPEYVFRSQSFKRLQNLTSGLRGEFCVASSPTPSATIPTPFPPEDICPIPMDTTFIIDSSDCDDRSNWNRLLYFVQTLVTYFNVSPSGGRIALIQFSTGANVVLKFNTLTGSLLNYAEVNRRVGLLQCQGGFRRIDKALDLAEKEVLTPAGGVRNISRPVLVITIGKQTADQGLYTPLDIASSRIQSKGAPVFVLGIGKDVDTSELTEIASSPDNIFTVDSFKDLHRKADEAKRGICILVTPVPTSPLVASALKSCPVPMDTTFIIDSSVCDDSSNWNRLLYFVQTLVNFFDVSPSGGRIALVTFNSDAKVVLKFNTLSGSLLNSTEVKRLVSSLQCQGGLRRIDKALELADKEILTAAAGMRDISRPVLVITTGKQTTGQGVYTPLDIASSRLQNKGAAVFVLGIGSDVDSSELNQIASGPNNVFTVDSYKELNNKANEAKRGICILVPTATLQVTTPVPTTPGEC, encoded by the exons ATGAGACGACAAGCCTGTTTGGGAGATATCTCTGTGACTGTCGCTAAGCAAAGTCCTTGTG aCAAAGAGTGTAGCTCCGATGTGGATATTGCGTTCATCATTGATTCATCTGGAAGTATTGGTCGCAGAAACTGGGAACGAGTTAAGCGATTTGTCAAAGCATTGGTTAGCAAACTTGACGTCAGTAATTCCGCAACAAGAGTAGCAGCTATAGCTTACAGCACCGATGCTGAGGTGGTGATGCGGTTTAACGATTATCAGGATACGGACGAGGTTAATCGAGGATTTGATGCAATGACGTATCAGCGTGGTTATACCTATACAGACAAAGCTCTTCAACTCGCAGACAGCGATCTCTTTCAGACGTCTAACGGCATGAGGTTAAGCGTGCCAAAG CTCGCAGTTGTGATAACAGAcggaaatcaaacaaaaacgggCAGATATACCAGACTTTCAATCGCTGTACAggggataaaaaacaaaggagttaCAGTCTATGCTGTTGGTGTTGGAAGAGCAGCGGACATGGCAGAGCTACTTGAGATTGCATCTGCACCCGAATACGTGTTTAGATCCCAATCTTTTAAACGTCTTCAGAACTTAACTTCAGGGCTAAGAGGGGAGTTTTGCGTAG CGTCCTCACCAACACCCTCAGCTACAATACCAACACCTTTCCCTCCAG AGGATATATGTCCCATCCCAATGGATACCACGTTCATTATCGATTCATCTGATTGTGACGACAGAAGCAATTGGAATCGCTTGCTGTATTTCGTCCAAACGTTGGTAACGTATTTCAATGTATCACCATCTGGGGGTCGTATTGCCCTGATCCAGTTTAGCACTGGCGCTAATGTGGTTCTCAAGTTCAACACATTAACAGGCAGCCTTCTTAATTACGCGGAAGTCAACCGACGGGTCGGTTTGTTACAGTGCCAGGGTGGCTTCAGAAGGATAGATAAAGCGCTTGATCTGGCTGAGAAGGAAGTATTGACACCTGCTGGAGGAGTTAGAAATATATCGAGG CCTGTTCTAGTCATCACCATTGGCAAGCAGACAGCAGACCAAGGATTGTACACGCCTCTTGATATAGCATCTTCTCGCATCCAGAGTAAAGGAGCACCCGTGTTCGTCTTGGGTATTGGGAAAGACGTCGATACTTCTGAATTGACAGAAATTGCTTCTTCACCAGACAATATTTTTACAGTGGACTCCTTTAAAGATTTGCATAGAAAAGCTGATGAAGCAAAAAGAGGCATTTGCATTCTGG TAACCCCAGTACCGACGTCACCATTGGTAGCATCGGCGCTAA aatCTTGCCCAGTACCAATGGATACTACTTTTATTATCGACTCAAGCGTTTGCGACGACAGCAGCAACTGGAACCGTCTGCTGTACTTTGTCCAAACCTTAGTAAACTTTTTCGACGTGTCACCCTCTGGGGGTCGCATTGCTCTCGTTACTTTCAACTCTGACGCCAAAGTAGTTCTTAAGTTCAACACTCTTTCTGGAAGTCTTCTTAATAGCACAGAGGTCAAAAGACTCGTTAGTTCCTTGCAATGCCAGGGTGGATTAAGAAGAATTGACAAAGCTTTGGAATTGGCGGACAAGGAGATCTTGACTGCCGCAGCTGGAATGAGAGACATCTCTAGG cctgttTTAGTTATCACAACTGGAAAGCAAACAACAGGCCAAGGCGTTTACACCCCTCTAGATATAGCGTCTTCTCGACTTCAGAACAAGGGTGCAGCCGTTTTTGTCCTGGGTATTGGCAGTGATGTTGACAGTTCAGAACTAAACCAAATTGCTTCTGGACCAAATAACGTGTTCACAGTAGACTCGTATAAGGAACTTAACAACAAAGCCAACGAAGCAAAAAGAGGAATTTGTATATTAG TGCCGACAGCAACACTGCAAGTTACGACTCCAGTACCAACAACTCCAGGTGAATGTTGA